TTTTGTACTCACGGCGCGTATTGCGAACGAGACTCATGCTCGAGAACAAAGTCGCAATAGTCACCGGCGGATCGACGGGGATCGGCAAAGCAACTGCTGCCAAGTTCATCGAGTACGGTGCAGACGTGGTGATCGCAAACCGCTCGGCTGATACGGGTCAGGAGGCCGCTGAGCAACTCGATTGTGACTTTACGCAGTGTGACGTCGCAGAGTACGACCAAGTCGAAGCGCTCGTCGAAGCCACCGTCGAGAAGTACGGACAGCTAGACGTGATGACAAACAACGCGGGAATCGGCCGGATCGGGACGGTCGAGAACACGTCACTCGATGACTGGCACGACGTAATGCGAATCAATTTGAACGGCGTCATGCACGGGACGCGAGCGGCGATGCCCCACCTGAAGG
This region of Halomicrobium urmianum genomic DNA includes:
- a CDS encoding SDR family NAD(P)-dependent oxidoreductase codes for the protein MLENKVAIVTGGSTGIGKATAAKFIEYGADVVIANRSADTGQEAAEQLDCDFTQCDVAEYDQVEALVEATVEKYGQLDVMTNNAGIGRIGTVENTSLDDWHDVMRINLNGVMHGTRAAMPHLKESEGSVVNIASIYGLVAGPGATAYATAKGGIVNFTRSVAVDYAKQNVRVNSICPGFVETPMTEPNFRDEEFYEYVHGQTPMGRVAQPEEVAGLAMFLASDEASYITGANVPVDGGWTAQ